One genomic segment of Halomarina pelagica includes these proteins:
- a CDS encoding glycosyltransferase family 4 protein has product MARIAVAHVDLTAKGGGEAVCMNVLEALSNHDVTLFTVTRPDFDELNEYYRTDVADVAVRRPRRSKRVLDALEDATGVTLYNLRNALLNRFVARHAGRFDATVGTDNELSVPGPLVQYVHTPRFARLVVSKRVGEDSFVDHAYDRLSYRVGGYDAETIRGSRLLTNSSWMADVVQDAYGARPEVVHPPVDTHGFDPRPWEEREEGFVTIGRLAPYKNLEDVIAVVDGVRERGHDVHLHLVGPAYDEGYRERLASLAADRPHVSIEGELPRERLVELVCTHRYGLHAKRHEHFGMAVAELVAGGALPFVPDNGGQRDIVDRRAHLTYHTVEDAIETIDRVLSSPDLRADLRPDPASVERRFGRERFRREVREVLDDALS; this is encoded by the coding sequence GGCGGTGTGCATGAACGTCCTCGAGGCCCTCTCGAACCACGACGTGACGCTGTTCACCGTGACCCGCCCCGACTTCGACGAGTTGAACGAGTACTACCGGACCGACGTGGCGGACGTCGCCGTCCGCCGACCGCGCCGCTCGAAGCGAGTACTCGACGCGCTCGAGGACGCGACCGGCGTCACGCTGTACAACCTCCGGAACGCCCTCCTCAACCGGTTCGTCGCCCGTCACGCGGGGCGGTTCGACGCCACCGTCGGCACGGACAACGAGCTGAGCGTCCCCGGCCCGCTCGTCCAGTACGTCCACACGCCCCGGTTCGCGCGGCTCGTCGTCTCGAAGCGCGTCGGCGAGGACAGCTTCGTCGACCACGCCTACGACCGCCTCTCCTACCGAGTGGGCGGGTACGACGCCGAGACCATCAGGGGGAGTCGCCTCCTCACCAACTCCTCGTGGATGGCGGACGTCGTGCAGGACGCCTACGGCGCGCGCCCCGAGGTGGTCCACCCGCCGGTCGACACGCACGGGTTCGACCCGCGCCCGTGGGAGGAGCGCGAGGAGGGGTTCGTGACGATCGGTCGGCTCGCCCCCTACAAGAACCTGGAGGACGTCATCGCCGTCGTCGACGGGGTGCGCGAGCGGGGCCACGACGTGCACCTCCACCTCGTCGGCCCGGCGTACGACGAGGGGTACCGCGAGCGCCTCGCCTCCCTCGCCGCCGACCGGCCGCACGTCTCGATCGAGGGGGAACTCCCGCGCGAACGGCTCGTCGAACTCGTGTGCACGCACCGCTACGGGCTCCACGCGAAGCGCCACGAGCACTTCGGGATGGCCGTCGCCGAACTCGTCGCCGGCGGCGCGCTCCCGTTCGTCCCCGACAACGGCGGACAGCGCGACATCGTCGACCGGCGGGCGCACCTCACCTACCACACCGTCGAGGACGCGATCGAGACGATCGACCGCGTCCTCTCCTCGCCGGACCTCCGGGCGGACCTCCGTCCGGACCCGGCGTCCGTGGAGCGACGCTTCGGCCGCGAGCGGTTCCGGCGCGAGGTGCGCGAGGTGCTCGACGACGCGCTCTCGTAG